The following are from one region of the Peromyscus leucopus breed LL Stock chromosome 18, UCI_PerLeu_2.1, whole genome shotgun sequence genome:
- the Baz2a gene encoding bromodomain adjacent to zinc finger domain protein 2A isoform X6, with translation MEANDHFNFTGLPPAPAASGLKPSPSSGEGLYTNGSPMNFPQQGKSLNGDVNVNGLSTVSHTTTSGILNSAPHSSSTSHLHHPNVAYDCLWNYSQYPPANPGNNLKDPPLLSQFPGGQYPLNGILGGSRQPASPSHNTNLRAGSQEFWANGTQSPMGLNFDSQELYDSFPDQNFEDVGSGVRPSEAAEKELASVVAENSTGLVGSLELEEEQPELKMCGYNGSVSSVESLHQEVSVLVPDPTVSCLDDPSHLPDRLEDTPILSEDSLEPFDPLAPEPVSGGLYGIDDTELMGAGDKLPLEDSPGISALDCPSLGNAAAFSLLADDSQAPASLFVSPTSPPVLGESVLQDNGFDLNNGSDSEQEEMEPESADFPRPLTEPAPDQLPAIELHPAASPAASSLVPPAVFPAVSPAPSPPLPAASLEASLTAPGTSPQACPAPSPVATFQTVSQANEDVRSVPEASADLEEATGEAVTISGSSDVLKRRIATPEEVRLPLQHGWRREVRIKKGCHRWQGETWYYGPCGKRMKQFPEVIKYLSRNVVHSVRREHFSFSPRMPVGDFFEERDTPEGLQWVQLSPEEIPSRIQAITGKRGRPRNNEKAKNKEVPKVKRGRGRPPKVKISELLTKTDNRLPKKLEPQETPSEEDKAQTSKSKKKMRQKVPRGESQTPPVQGQARNKRRQDARSSKQKDTKKKAKAEKEKTKTKQEKPTGKVKREKKEKEKVKVKEEAAKARPPCKPERSLATQRRLQERQRQQAILEEMKKPTEDMCLADHQPLPDFTRIPGLTLSSRAFSDCLTIVEFLHSFGKVLGFDLTKDVPSLGVLQEGLLCQGDSLGRVQDLLVQLLRAALRDPGLPAYCQSLKILGEKVSEIPLTRDNVSEILRCFLMAYRVEPALCDSLRTQPFQAQPPQQKAAALAFLVHELNGSTVVINEIDKTLENMSSYRKNKWIVEGRLRRLKTALAKRTGRPELMMEGLEEGLGRRRSSRIMEETSGIEEEEEEETRAAVHGRRARRDGEIDVAASSIPELERQIEKLSKRQLFFRKKLLHSSQMLRAVSLGQDRYRRHYWVLPCLAGIFVEGSEGSSVSEEGIKQEAGYLTEAVPSTPCSAPDSGKRELTGPNTSASPARARGRPRKSKPGSMQPRHPKSALRDHDSEQPQPQVQPEPQSHLQLQASIQPHLQSHPPSNNGFLEPEGCPLSLGQSQHDLSQSAFLSWLSQTQSRTSLLSSSVLTPDSSPGKLDSAPSQSLEEPDPDEPEPCPAPQGPWFSFSAQIPCDAAPTPPPAVPEDQPAPSLQLPASSKPVNTPGAANPCSPGQFSSTHLPGGGSKRPSGDSEEMPQSPTGLGQPKRRGRPPSKFFKQVEQHYLTQLTAQPIPPEMCSGWWWIRDPETLDVILKALHPRGIREKALHKHLSKHKDFLQEVCVQPLTDPIFEPGQLPALEEGLKSWCPKEKTYETDLAVLQWVEELEQRVVLSDLQIRGWTCPGPDSTREDLAYCEHLPDSPEEIPWRGRGRDGVVPQRQNTNPLDLAVMRLAALEQNVERRYLREPLWAAQEVVVEKALLSTPDGAPDGTTTEISYEITPRVRVWRQTLERCRSAAQVCLCMGQLERSIAWEKSVNKVTCLVCRKGDNDEFLLLCDGCDRGCHIYCHRPKMEAVPEGDWFCTVCLARQAEEEFSQRPGFPKRGQKRKSSFPLNFPEGDSRRRRVLSRSRESPAVSRCPEDGLSPSKRRRLSMRSHHSDLTFCEIILMEMESHDAAWPFLEPVNPRLVSGYRRVIKNPMDFSTMRERLLRGGYTSSEEFAADALLVFDNCQTFNEDDSEVGKAGHIMRRFFESRWEEFYQGKQANL, from the exons ATGGAGGCAAACGACCATTTTAACTTTACTGGCCTTCCTCCTGCACCAGCTGCCTCAGGACTGAAACCCTCTCCTTCCTCAGGGGAGGGCCTCTACACTAACGGGTCTCCCATGAACTTCCCCCAGCAAGGGAAAA GTTTGAATGGGGATGTGAATGTTAATGGCTTATCTACTGTATCTCACACTACTACTTCAGGGATTTTGAACTCCGCTCCCCACTCCTCCAGCACCTCACACCTCCATCACCCTAACGTGGCCTACGACTGTCTTTGGAACTACTCACAGTACCCACCTGCCAATCCTGGCAACAACCTCAAGgaccctccccttctttctcagtTCCCTGGGGGACAGTACCCGCTCAACGGTATCCTGGGGGGCAGCCGACAGCCTGCGTCCCCAAGTCACAACACTAATCTTCGAGCCGGGAGCCAAGAGTTCTGGGCCAATGGTACCCAGAGTCCAATGGGGCTTAACTTCGATTCACAGGAGCTGTATGATTCCTTTCCTGACCAGAACTTTGAG GACGTGGGCAGTGGGGTCCGTCCCAGTGAGGCAGCAGAAAAGGAGCTGGCTTCAGTTGTGGCGGAGAACAGCACTGGCTTGGTCGGCAGCCTGGAGCTGGAGGAAGAGCAGCCGG AACTAAAGATGTGTGGCTACAATGGTTCTGTGTCCTCTGTGGAGTCTTTACACCAAGAAGTCTCCGTCCTGGTCCCTGATCCCACCGTGAGCTGTTTAGATGACCCTTCACATCTTCCTGACCGACTGGAAGACACTCCAATCCTCAGCGAGGACTCCCTTGAGCCCTTTGACCCTCTGGCACCAG AGCCAGTGAGCGGAGGACTTTATGGTATCGATGACACGGAGCTGATGGGTGCAGGAGATAAGCTGCCTCTCGAGGACAGCCCTGGGATCTCTGCCCTCGACTGCCCTTCTCTCGGGAACGCTGCTGCATTCAGTCTCCTGGCAGATGACAGCCAGGCGCCAGCCTCTCTCTTTGTCAGCCCCACCTCTCCACCGGTTCTAGGGGAGTCTGTCTTGCAAG ATAACGGCTTTGACCTGAATAATGGCAGTGACTCTGAACAGGAAGAAATGGAGCCTGAGTCTGCAGACTTCCCGCGGCCCCTAACTGAGCCGGCCCCTGACCAGCTGCCTGCTATTGAGCTTCATCCCGCAGCCTCTCCAGCAGCCTCCTCACTTGTCCCTCCTGCAGTCTTCCCagcagtctctccagctccctcccctcccctccccgcagCCTCTTTGGAAGCGTCTTTGACAGCTCCAGGGACTTCTCCTCAGGCCTGCCCTGCACCTTCTCCAGTAGCCACCTTCCAGACAGTTTCCCAAGCAAATGAAGATGTCAGGAGCGTCCCGGAAGCTTCTGCTGATTTGGAAGAGGCCACTGGAGAAGCTGTCACAATTTCTGGTAGTA GTGATGTACTGAAGAGACGCATTGCTACCCCAGAAGAAGTTCGTCTTCCCCTCCAACATGG GTGGCGGCGAGAAGTGCGCATCAAGAAGGGCTGCCATCGGTGGCAGGGGGAGACATGGTACTACGGCCCCTGTGGGAAGAGGATGAAGCAGTTTCCAGAAGTCATCAAG tACCTGAGCCGAAACGTGGTGCACAGTGTCCGCCGGGAGCACTTCAGCTTCAGCCCCCGAATGCCTGTCGGAGATTTCTTCGAAGAAAGAGACACACCAGAG GGCTTGCAATGGGTCCAGTTATCGCCGGAGGAGATCCCTTCCAGAATTCAAGCAATTACCGGCAAACGAGGCCGACCTCGAAATAATGAAAAGGCCAAGAACAAGGAAGTTCCCAAAGTGAAGCGTGGCCGAGGTCGGCCACCTAAGGTCAAGATCTCTGAGCTATTGACTAAAACAGACAACCGACTTCCAAAGAAACTGGAACCCCAAG AAACACCGAGTGAGGAGGATAAAGCGCAGACGagtaaaagcaaaaagaagatgaggcagaaggTACCTCGGGGAGAGAGTCAGACTCCTCCTGTCCAAGGGCAG GCCAGAAACAAGAGGAGACAAGATGCCAGGAGCTCAAAGCAGAAGGACACTAAGAAGAAAGCCAAG GccgagaaagaaaagacaaagacaaagcagGAAAAACCAACGGGAAAAgtgaagagggaaaagaaggagaaggagaaagtaaAGGTGAAGGAGGAGGCGGCCAAAGCCAGACCCCCCTGTAAACCAGAGAGGAGCCTTGCCACACAGAGGCGTCTGCAGGAGCGGCAGAGGCAGCAGGCTATCTTGGAGGAGATGAAGAAGCCCACGGAGGACATGTGTCTAGCTGACCACCAG cccctgcctgaCTTCACCCGCATCCCTGGTTTGACATTGTCCAGTAGGGCCTTCTCAGACTGCTTAACCATCGTGGAGTTCCTGCATAGTTTTGGCAAAGTGCTAGGCTTTGACCTTACCAAAGATGTCCCTAGTCTGGGAGTCCTGCAGGAAGGCCTCCTGTGTCAAGGAGACAGCTTGGGCAGAGTGCAAGACCTGCTGGTGCAGCTCCTGAGGGCTGCACTCCGTGACCCCGGTCTGCCCGCCTACTGCCAG TCCCTGAAGATCTTGGGGGAGAAGGTGTCTGAGATCCCACTGACCAGAGACAATGTGTCTGAGATACTGCGCTGCTTCCTCATGGCGTATCGCGTGGAGCCGGCCTTGTGTGACAGCCTGCGCACCCAGCCCTTCCAGGCCCAGCCCCCCCAGCAGAAGGCTGCTGCTCTAGCCTTCCTCGTGCACGAGCTCAATGGCTCCACCGTCGTCATCAA TGAGATTGACAAGACTCTGGAGAATATGTCCAGCTACAGGAAAAACAAATGGATCGTTGAAGGCCGACTCCGGAG actgaaAACTGCTCTGGCCAAGAGAACTGGGCGGCCTGAGCTTATGATGGAAGGGCTAGAAGAAGGCCTGGGCCGGAGGCGCAGCTCTCGGATCATGGAGGAAACCAGCGgcatagaagaggaggaggaggaggaaactagAGCAGCTGTCCATGGCCGCAGGGCTCGAAGAGATGGGGAG ATTGATGTTGCAGCATCCAGCATTCCAGAGTTAGAGCGCCAGATAGAAAAACTCAGTAAG CGTCAGCTCTTCTTTAGAAAAAAGCTGCTTCACTCATCCCAGATGCTTCGGGCAGTGTCTCTGGGTCAGGACCGCTACAGACGCCACTACTGGGTCTTGCCCTGTTTGGCTGGAATCTTTGTGGAAGGCTCAGAGGGGAGCTCAG TTAGTGAAGAGGGGATAAAGCAGGAAGCTGGGTACTTGACGGAAGCGGTCCCTTCAACCCCCTGCTCGGCCCCGGACTCCGGAAAGAGAGAGTTAACTGGCCCCAACACCTCTGCTTCTCCTGCCCGCGCCCGAGGCCGACCTCGAAAATCTAAGCCTGGGTCTATGCAGCCTAGGCACCCGAAATCTGCTCTTCGGGACCATGATTCAGAACAACCCCAGCCTCAAGTTCAGCCAGAACCTCAGTCTCATCTGCAGCTTCAGGCTTCCATCCAGCCCCATCTTCAATCCCATCCCCCATCAAATAATGGGTTCCTAGAGCCAGAAGGCTGCCCTCTGTCCCTGGGTCAGAGCCAGCATGACCTCAGCCAGTCGGCCTTCCTGTCCTGGCTGAGCCAGACGCAGAGCCGCACTTCCCTGCTGAGCAGCTCCGTCCTCACCCCTGACAGCAGCCCAGGGAAACTAGACTCTGCCCCATCCCAGTCTCTGGAGGAGCCAGATCCTGATGAGCCAGaaccctgccctgcccctcaAGGACCCTGGTTTAGCTTCTCAGCCCAGATACCCTGTGATGCTGCCCCTACACCGCCCCCCGCAGTTCCTGAGGACCAGCccgctccctccctccagctgccTGCCTCCTCTAAGCCAGTGAATACACCCGGTGCTGCCAATCCCTGTTCTCCAGGGCAGTTCTCTTCTACCCACTTGCCTGGAGGGGGCTCTAAGAGGCCATCAGGAGACTCTGAAGAAATGCCACAGAGTCCCACCGGGCTGGGACAACCCAAGCGGAGGGGGAGACCTCCTAGCAAGTTCTTCAAGCAGGTGGAGCAGCATTACTTAACCCAGCTGACAGCCCAGCCTATCCCCCCTG AGATGTGCTCTGGCTGGTGGTGGATCCGAGATCCTGAGACACTGGATGTCATACTCAAGGCACTGCATCCCCGAGGCATCAGGGAGAAGGCGCTCCACAAACATcttagcaagcacaaggactTCTTGCAGGAAGTTTGCGTACAGCCCTTGACTG aCCCTATCTTTGAGCCTGGTCAGCTGCCTGCCTTGGAAGAAGGACTGAAGAGCTGGTGTCCCAAAGAGAAGACTTACGAGACAGACCTGGCTGTGCTTCAGTGGGTGGAGGAGCTGGAGCAGCGGGTTGTCCTGTCTGATCTGCAGATCCGG GGCTGGACATGCCCAGGCCCAGACTCTACCCGAGAAGACTTGGCCTACTGCGAGCATCTGCCCGACTCTCCGGAGGAGATCCCCTGGAGAGGACGGGGCAGAGACGGGGTTGTGCCTCAGCGGCAGAACACCAACCCTCTGGACCTGGCTGTGATGCGGCTCGCTGCTCTGGAACAGAATGTGGAGCGGCGATACTTGCGGGAGCCCCTCTGGGCCgcccaggaggtggtggtggagaaggCCCTGCTGAGCACCCCCGACGGTGCCCCTGATGGCACCACTACTGAGATATCATACGAGATCACCCCTCGTGTTCGTGTCTGGCGGCAGACACTGGAGAGGTGCCGTAGCGCAGCCCAAGTGTGCCTGTGCATGGGCCAGCTGGAGCGGTCCATCGCCTGGGAGAAGTCTGTCAACAAAGTG ACCTGCCTGGTCTGCCGGAAGGGCGACAACGACGAGTTTCTCCTGCTCTGTGACGGCTGTGACCGGGGCTGCCACATCTACTGCCACCGGCCCAAGATGGAGGCCGTCCCGGAGGGAGACTGGTTCTGCACTGTCTGTCTGGCCCGG CAGGCAGAAGAAGAATTCTCTCAGAGGCCTGGTTTCCCAAAACGAGGCCAGAAGCGGAAAAGTAGTTTTCCACTGAACTTCCCAGAGGGTGACAGCCGCCGACGTCGGGTTCTGTCAAGGAGCCGAGAAAGCCCAGCAGTGTCTCGGTGCCCAGAAGACGGGCTTTCTCCCTCCAAGAGACGGCGACTCTCAATGAGAAGCCACCACAGTGACCTCACATTTTGCGA GATCATCCTGATGGAGATGGAGTCCCATGATGCAGCCTGGCCTTTCCTGGAGCCTGTGAACCCTCGCTTGGTGAGCGGGTACCGGCGAGTCATCAAGAACCCTATGGACTTTTCCACCATGCGAGAACGGCTGCTCCGGGGAGG GTATACTAGCTCAGAAGAGTTTGCAGCTGATGCCCTTCTGGTTTTTGACAACTGCCAGACCTTCAATGAGGATGACTCTGAAGTGGGCAAGGCTGGGCACATCATGCGCCGCTTCTTCGAGAGCCGCTGGGAGGAATTTTATCAGGGAAAACAGGCCAATCTGTGA
- the Baz2a gene encoding bromodomain adjacent to zinc finger domain protein 2A isoform X4, with product MEANDHFNFTGLPPAPAASGLKPSPSSGEGLYTNGSPMNFPQQGKSLNGDVNVNGLSTVSHTTTSGILNSAPHSSSTSHLHHPNVAYDCLWNYSQYPPANPGNNLKDPPLLSQFPGGQYPLNGILGGSRQPASPSHNTNLRAGSQEFWANGTQSPMGLNFDSQELYDSFPDQNFEVMPNGPPSFFTSPQTSPMLGSSIQTFAPSQDVGSGVRPSEAAEKELASVVAENSTGLVGSLELEEEQPELKMCGYNGSVSSVESLHQEVSVLVPDPTVSCLDDPSHLPDRLEDTPILSEDSLEPFDPLAPEPVSGGLYGIDDTELMGAGDKLPLEDSPGISALDCPSLGNAAAFSLLADDSQAPASLFVSPTSPPVLGESVLQDNGFDLNNGSDSEQEEMEPESADFPRPLTEPAPDQLPAIELHPAASPAASSLVPPAVFPAVSPAPSPPLPAASLEASLTAPGTSPQACPAPSPVATFQTVSQANEDVRSVPEASADLEEATGEAVTISGSSDVLKRRIATPEEVRLPLQHGWRREVRIKKGCHRWQGETWYYGPCGKRMKQFPEVIKYLSRNVVHSVRREHFSFSPRMPVGDFFEERDTPEGLQWVQLSPEEIPSRIQAITGKRGRPRNNEKAKNKEVPKVKRGRGRPPKVKISELLTKTDNRLPKKLEPQETPSEEDKAQTSKSKKKMRQKARNKRRQDARSSKQKDTKKKAKAEKEKTKTKQEKPTGKVKREKKEKEKVKVKEEAAKARPPCKPERSLATQRRLQERQRQQAILEEMKKPTEDMCLADHQPLPDFTRIPGLTLSSRAFSDCLTIVEFLHSFGKVLGFDLTKDVPSLGVLQEGLLCQGDSLGRVQDLLVQLLRAALRDPGLPAYCQSLKILGEKVSEIPLTRDNVSEILRCFLMAYRVEPALCDSLRTQPFQAQPPQQKAAALAFLVHELNGSTVVINEIDKTLENMSSYRKNKWIVEGRLRRLKTALAKRTGRPELMMEGLEEGLGRRRSSRIMEETSGIEEEEEEETRAAVHGRRARRDGEIDVAASSIPELERQIEKLSKRQLFFRKKLLHSSQMLRAVSLGQDRYRRHYWVLPCLAGIFVEGSEGSSVSEEGIKQEAGYLTEAVPSTPCSAPDSGKRELTGPNTSASPARARGRPRKSKPGSMQPRHPKSALRDHDSEQPQPQVQPEPQSHLQLQASIQPHLQSHPPSNNGFLEPEGCPLSLGQSQHDLSQSAFLSWLSQTQSRTSLLSSSVLTPDSSPGKLDSAPSQSLEEPDPDEPEPCPAPQGPWFSFSAQIPCDAAPTPPPAVPEDQPAPSLQLPASSKPVNTPGAANPCSPGQFSSTHLPGGGSKRPSGDSEEMPQSPTGLGQPKRRGRPPSKFFKQVEQHYLTQLTAQPIPPGERAWLGWEMCSGWWWIRDPETLDVILKALHPRGIREKALHKHLSKHKDFLQEVCVQPLTDPIFEPGQLPALEEGLKSWCPKEKTYETDLAVLQWVEELEQRVVLSDLQIRGWTCPGPDSTREDLAYCEHLPDSPEEIPWRGRGRDGVVPQRQNTNPLDLAVMRLAALEQNVERRYLREPLWAAQEVVVEKALLSTPDGAPDGTTTEISYEITPRVRVWRQTLERCRSAAQVCLCMGQLERSIAWEKSVNKVTCLVCRKGDNDEFLLLCDGCDRGCHIYCHRPKMEAVPEGDWFCTVCLARQAEEEFSQRPGFPKRGQKRKSSFPLNFPEGDSRRRRVLSRSRESPAVSRCPEDGLSPSKRRRLSMRSHHSDLTFCEIILMEMESHDAAWPFLEPVNPRLVSGYRRVIKNPMDFSTMRERLLRGGYTSSEEFAADALLVFDNCQTFNEDDSEVGKAGHIMRRFFESRWEEFYQGKQANL from the exons ATGGAGGCAAACGACCATTTTAACTTTACTGGCCTTCCTCCTGCACCAGCTGCCTCAGGACTGAAACCCTCTCCTTCCTCAGGGGAGGGCCTCTACACTAACGGGTCTCCCATGAACTTCCCCCAGCAAGGGAAAA GTTTGAATGGGGATGTGAATGTTAATGGCTTATCTACTGTATCTCACACTACTACTTCAGGGATTTTGAACTCCGCTCCCCACTCCTCCAGCACCTCACACCTCCATCACCCTAACGTGGCCTACGACTGTCTTTGGAACTACTCACAGTACCCACCTGCCAATCCTGGCAACAACCTCAAGgaccctccccttctttctcagtTCCCTGGGGGACAGTACCCGCTCAACGGTATCCTGGGGGGCAGCCGACAGCCTGCGTCCCCAAGTCACAACACTAATCTTCGAGCCGGGAGCCAAGAGTTCTGGGCCAATGGTACCCAGAGTCCAATGGGGCTTAACTTCGATTCACAGGAGCTGTATGATTCCTTTCCTGACCAGAACTTTGAGGTGATGCCCAATGGACCCCCAAGTTTTTTCACCTCCCCACAGACTTCCCCAATGTTGGGATCTAGTATCCAGACCTTTGCACCTTCCCAGGACGTGGGCAGTGGGGTCCGTCCCAGTGAGGCAGCAGAAAAGGAGCTGGCTTCAGTTGTGGCGGAGAACAGCACTGGCTTGGTCGGCAGCCTGGAGCTGGAGGAAGAGCAGCCGG AACTAAAGATGTGTGGCTACAATGGTTCTGTGTCCTCTGTGGAGTCTTTACACCAAGAAGTCTCCGTCCTGGTCCCTGATCCCACCGTGAGCTGTTTAGATGACCCTTCACATCTTCCTGACCGACTGGAAGACACTCCAATCCTCAGCGAGGACTCCCTTGAGCCCTTTGACCCTCTGGCACCAG AGCCAGTGAGCGGAGGACTTTATGGTATCGATGACACGGAGCTGATGGGTGCAGGAGATAAGCTGCCTCTCGAGGACAGCCCTGGGATCTCTGCCCTCGACTGCCCTTCTCTCGGGAACGCTGCTGCATTCAGTCTCCTGGCAGATGACAGCCAGGCGCCAGCCTCTCTCTTTGTCAGCCCCACCTCTCCACCGGTTCTAGGGGAGTCTGTCTTGCAAG ATAACGGCTTTGACCTGAATAATGGCAGTGACTCTGAACAGGAAGAAATGGAGCCTGAGTCTGCAGACTTCCCGCGGCCCCTAACTGAGCCGGCCCCTGACCAGCTGCCTGCTATTGAGCTTCATCCCGCAGCCTCTCCAGCAGCCTCCTCACTTGTCCCTCCTGCAGTCTTCCCagcagtctctccagctccctcccctcccctccccgcagCCTCTTTGGAAGCGTCTTTGACAGCTCCAGGGACTTCTCCTCAGGCCTGCCCTGCACCTTCTCCAGTAGCCACCTTCCAGACAGTTTCCCAAGCAAATGAAGATGTCAGGAGCGTCCCGGAAGCTTCTGCTGATTTGGAAGAGGCCACTGGAGAAGCTGTCACAATTTCTGGTAGTA GTGATGTACTGAAGAGACGCATTGCTACCCCAGAAGAAGTTCGTCTTCCCCTCCAACATGG GTGGCGGCGAGAAGTGCGCATCAAGAAGGGCTGCCATCGGTGGCAGGGGGAGACATGGTACTACGGCCCCTGTGGGAAGAGGATGAAGCAGTTTCCAGAAGTCATCAAG tACCTGAGCCGAAACGTGGTGCACAGTGTCCGCCGGGAGCACTTCAGCTTCAGCCCCCGAATGCCTGTCGGAGATTTCTTCGAAGAAAGAGACACACCAGAG GGCTTGCAATGGGTCCAGTTATCGCCGGAGGAGATCCCTTCCAGAATTCAAGCAATTACCGGCAAACGAGGCCGACCTCGAAATAATGAAAAGGCCAAGAACAAGGAAGTTCCCAAAGTGAAGCGTGGCCGAGGTCGGCCACCTAAGGTCAAGATCTCTGAGCTATTGACTAAAACAGACAACCGACTTCCAAAGAAACTGGAACCCCAAG AAACACCGAGTGAGGAGGATAAAGCGCAGACGagtaaaagcaaaaagaagatgaggcagaag GCCAGAAACAAGAGGAGACAAGATGCCAGGAGCTCAAAGCAGAAGGACACTAAGAAGAAAGCCAAG GccgagaaagaaaagacaaagacaaagcagGAAAAACCAACGGGAAAAgtgaagagggaaaagaaggagaaggagaaagtaaAGGTGAAGGAGGAGGCGGCCAAAGCCAGACCCCCCTGTAAACCAGAGAGGAGCCTTGCCACACAGAGGCGTCTGCAGGAGCGGCAGAGGCAGCAGGCTATCTTGGAGGAGATGAAGAAGCCCACGGAGGACATGTGTCTAGCTGACCACCAG cccctgcctgaCTTCACCCGCATCCCTGGTTTGACATTGTCCAGTAGGGCCTTCTCAGACTGCTTAACCATCGTGGAGTTCCTGCATAGTTTTGGCAAAGTGCTAGGCTTTGACCTTACCAAAGATGTCCCTAGTCTGGGAGTCCTGCAGGAAGGCCTCCTGTGTCAAGGAGACAGCTTGGGCAGAGTGCAAGACCTGCTGGTGCAGCTCCTGAGGGCTGCACTCCGTGACCCCGGTCTGCCCGCCTACTGCCAG TCCCTGAAGATCTTGGGGGAGAAGGTGTCTGAGATCCCACTGACCAGAGACAATGTGTCTGAGATACTGCGCTGCTTCCTCATGGCGTATCGCGTGGAGCCGGCCTTGTGTGACAGCCTGCGCACCCAGCCCTTCCAGGCCCAGCCCCCCCAGCAGAAGGCTGCTGCTCTAGCCTTCCTCGTGCACGAGCTCAATGGCTCCACCGTCGTCATCAA TGAGATTGACAAGACTCTGGAGAATATGTCCAGCTACAGGAAAAACAAATGGATCGTTGAAGGCCGACTCCGGAG actgaaAACTGCTCTGGCCAAGAGAACTGGGCGGCCTGAGCTTATGATGGAAGGGCTAGAAGAAGGCCTGGGCCGGAGGCGCAGCTCTCGGATCATGGAGGAAACCAGCGgcatagaagaggaggaggaggaggaaactagAGCAGCTGTCCATGGCCGCAGGGCTCGAAGAGATGGGGAG ATTGATGTTGCAGCATCCAGCATTCCAGAGTTAGAGCGCCAGATAGAAAAACTCAGTAAG CGTCAGCTCTTCTTTAGAAAAAAGCTGCTTCACTCATCCCAGATGCTTCGGGCAGTGTCTCTGGGTCAGGACCGCTACAGACGCCACTACTGGGTCTTGCCCTGTTTGGCTGGAATCTTTGTGGAAGGCTCAGAGGGGAGCTCAG TTAGTGAAGAGGGGATAAAGCAGGAAGCTGGGTACTTGACGGAAGCGGTCCCTTCAACCCCCTGCTCGGCCCCGGACTCCGGAAAGAGAGAGTTAACTGGCCCCAACACCTCTGCTTCTCCTGCCCGCGCCCGAGGCCGACCTCGAAAATCTAAGCCTGGGTCTATGCAGCCTAGGCACCCGAAATCTGCTCTTCGGGACCATGATTCAGAACAACCCCAGCCTCAAGTTCAGCCAGAACCTCAGTCTCATCTGCAGCTTCAGGCTTCCATCCAGCCCCATCTTCAATCCCATCCCCCATCAAATAATGGGTTCCTAGAGCCAGAAGGCTGCCCTCTGTCCCTGGGTCAGAGCCAGCATGACCTCAGCCAGTCGGCCTTCCTGTCCTGGCTGAGCCAGACGCAGAGCCGCACTTCCCTGCTGAGCAGCTCCGTCCTCACCCCTGACAGCAGCCCAGGGAAACTAGACTCTGCCCCATCCCAGTCTCTGGAGGAGCCAGATCCTGATGAGCCAGaaccctgccctgcccctcaAGGACCCTGGTTTAGCTTCTCAGCCCAGATACCCTGTGATGCTGCCCCTACACCGCCCCCCGCAGTTCCTGAGGACCAGCccgctccctccctccagctgccTGCCTCCTCTAAGCCAGTGAATACACCCGGTGCTGCCAATCCCTGTTCTCCAGGGCAGTTCTCTTCTACCCACTTGCCTGGAGGGGGCTCTAAGAGGCCATCAGGAGACTCTGAAGAAATGCCACAGAGTCCCACCGGGCTGGGACAACCCAAGCGGAGGGGGAGACCTCCTAGCAAGTTCTTCAAGCAGGTGGAGCAGCATTACTTAACCCAGCTGACAGCCCAGCCTATCCCCCCTGGTGAGCGAGCTTGGCTAGGATGGG AGATGTGCTCTGGCTGGTGGTGGATCCGAGATCCTGAGACACTGGATGTCATACTCAAGGCACTGCATCCCCGAGGCATCAGGGAGAAGGCGCTCCACAAACATcttagcaagcacaaggactTCTTGCAGGAAGTTTGCGTACAGCCCTTGACTG aCCCTATCTTTGAGCCTGGTCAGCTGCCTGCCTTGGAAGAAGGACTGAAGAGCTGGTGTCCCAAAGAGAAGACTTACGAGACAGACCTGGCTGTGCTTCAGTGGGTGGAGGAGCTGGAGCAGCGGGTTGTCCTGTCTGATCTGCAGATCCGG GGCTGGACATGCCCAGGCCCAGACTCTACCCGAGAAGACTTGGCCTACTGCGAGCATCTGCCCGACTCTCCGGAGGAGATCCCCTGGAGAGGACGGGGCAGAGACGGGGTTGTGCCTCAGCGGCAGAACACCAACCCTCTGGACCTGGCTGTGATGCGGCTCGCTGCTCTGGAACAGAATGTGGAGCGGCGATACTTGCGGGAGCCCCTCTGGGCCgcccaggaggtggtggtggagaaggCCCTGCTGAGCACCCCCGACGGTGCCCCTGATGGCACCACTACTGAGATATCATACGAGATCACCCCTCGTGTTCGTGTCTGGCGGCAGACACTGGAGAGGTGCCGTAGCGCAGCCCAAGTGTGCCTGTGCATGGGCCAGCTGGAGCGGTCCATCGCCTGGGAGAAGTCTGTCAACAAAGTG ACCTGCCTGGTCTGCCGGAAGGGCGACAACGACGAGTTTCTCCTGCTCTGTGACGGCTGTGACCGGGGCTGCCACATCTACTGCCACCGGCCCAAGATGGAGGCCGTCCCGGAGGGAGACTGGTTCTGCACTGTCTGTCTGGCCCGG CAGGCAGAAGAAGAATTCTCTCAGAGGCCTGGTTTCCCAAAACGAGGCCAGAAGCGGAAAAGTAGTTTTCCACTGAACTTCCCAGAGGGTGACAGCCGCCGACGTCGGGTTCTGTCAAGGAGCCGAGAAAGCCCAGCAGTGTCTCGGTGCCCAGAAGACGGGCTTTCTCCCTCCAAGAGACGGCGACTCTCAATGAGAAGCCACCACAGTGACCTCACATTTTGCGA GATCATCCTGATGGAGATGGAGTCCCATGATGCAGCCTGGCCTTTCCTGGAGCCTGTGAACCCTCGCTTGGTGAGCGGGTACCGGCGAGTCATCAAGAACCCTATGGACTTTTCCACCATGCGAGAACGGCTGCTCCGGGGAGG GTATACTAGCTCAGAAGAGTTTGCAGCTGATGCCCTTCTGGTTTTTGACAACTGCCAGACCTTCAATGAGGATGACTCTGAAGTGGGCAAGGCTGGGCACATCATGCGCCGCTTCTTCGAGAGCCGCTGGGAGGAATTTTATCAGGGAAAACAGGCCAATCTGTGA